ATCGCCTGTGATTCGCCCTCGAAGCTGTCGACGCCGCCGGCCTCGTCCACGATGTCCCGCAGGTCAGTCTCGCCCTCGCGGTGGTTCGCGTACGTCCGGGGGACGCCCTGTTCGTCGCACACCCACACGGTGCGGTACTCCCCGGCGAGCACCTCACACGTCGCCCGTTCTACCTCCTCGCGTGTCGTGGCGTCTGCGAGTTCCGTCCCGAGTGCGTGGACGCACGAGAGCAGCGCGTCGCTTCGCGCCGACGGCGCATCGTTCGGTTCTGTGCCCTCCTGCCCATGCGGCGCACGAAGCGGTTCGAACGCGTCGATGATGGCCGCTCTTGAGGGTGGTTCGAGATAGGGGTCGAGGCTTTCGAGGCTCTTCCACCCGCCGACGGCTCTGACGACCTGCGGATGGATGCCCTCGCATTCGAGGAGATGGTGGGCGTAGTACTGGCGCAGGTCGCGGGGCGAGACCGATTGCAGTCGCTCGTCGTCGGTTCGTGCGGCGACGTCGGTAACCAGCATCTGGATGCGTCGCGGACTCACGTCGAACACGTCGTCGTCGGGGTCGCGGTCGTTCACCGCAACGAACTTGCGCAGGTCGTGGGCCACGTCCGGGAGCAAATACGCCGCCCGTTCGCGCTCGTCGCTCGAAATCCTGAGGAAGGCGTGCGTCTCCCCGTCGCGTTCTTGTTCGACCAGGTCGCGGGGGTGAAGCGGGCGACCTCACTCGGGCGCAGCCCGGCTTCCCCCATGAGCGAGACGACCAGCTCCTCGCGGTAGGTCTCGGTCGCCCGCTTCAGGCGCGAATACGCCCGCGGGGTCAGGAACGTAGATTCCTCACGGTTCATCCTGTGTTTCGTGCTTTTCGAAAAACCCGAATTTAACTGTTACTGCTCTGCTCGCTGTTGCTGGGCGAACTGCTACGAGACTTCGACTTTCTCCACTCGAATTCACACTCTCGTTTCGTCCTTTTCGAAATATCCGAACTCATCGGTCTTCGACGATCGATTCGAGTTCGCCGACCACCTCGGGGTTCCGGAGCGCGCTGGTGTCGCCGAGGCGCTCGCCGTTGGCGATGGCCGCGAGATGTCTGCGCATTATCTTCCCCGACCGGGTCTTCGGGAGCGCCGGGGCGAAAGTGATTCGCTCTGGAACCGCGAGTTCGCCGATGGACGCCGTCACCGCCTCGCGGATGGTCGCTGCGAGCTGGTCGTCGCCGACGACGTTCTGCTCGGGGGTGATGTAGGCGTGGATGGTCCGTCCCTCCACGTTTCGTCTCCCGCCGACGACGGCGGCTTCGGCGACGCCTTCGACGTCCACGATGGCCGATTCGATTTCTTTGGTTCCGATTCGCGTCCCCGCGACGTTGACTACGTCGTCGGCCCGGCCGAGCAACTGGATGTAGTCGGCCTCGACCGCTCGGTCGCCGGTGACGTAGTACCACTCGTCGTCCGCGCCGACGACGCGCTCGCTCTCGTCGCAAAAGCCGTAGGGAATTCCGGGCCAGGGCTTCGTGATGCGGAGGTGACCCGGCGTTCCGGGTTCGACGGGGTCGCCGCGGGCGTCCACGATTTCCGCCTCGATGCCCGGTAGCGGGCGACCGACCGCCCCCGGTTTCATTGGGTCCACCCCCGGCAGCGTGGTTATCATCATGCCGCCCGTTTCGGTCTGCCACCAGGTGTCCACGACGGGGCACTCGCCACCGCCGACGTGTTCTGCGTACCAGCGCCAGGCGCTTTCGTCGATTCGTTCGCCGACCGTCCCGAGCAGGCGCAGCGACGATAGGTCATACTTCGCGGGGTGTTCTTCGCCCCACTTGACGAAGGTTCGAATCGACGTGGACGCAGTGTAGAAGACGTCCACCGCGTTTCGTTCGATTATCTTCCAGAGGCGGTCTTTGTCCGCCTGATTGGGCGTTCCCTCGTAGAGGACGGTCGTTGCGCCCGTGGCGAGCGGGCCGTAGACGATGTAGGAGTGGCCGGTAATCCAGCCGATGTCTGCGGCACAGAAGTGCGTGTCCGTGGGTTCGAGGTCGAGTACCGTCTGTGCCGTCCACGCGACGTGTGCGAGATAGCCGCCCGTGGTGTGTTTGACCTCCTTCGGTTCGCCCGTCGTCCCCGAGGTGTAGATGTAAAAGAGGAGGTCCGTCGCGTCTCGGGGAACCGGGTCCACCGTTTGGCCCTCGTGGGTGGCGATGAGCTGGTCGTAGTGCCAGTGGTGGCCGCGGTGCCCCTCGTTGCCGAGGCGGTTGACGACGACCTGCGAGACCTCCTGTGGAACCGAGAGACAGGCGTTGTCCGCCGTGCTCTTCAGGTCGATGGCGTTGCCGCGCTGATAGTAACCGTCGCAGGTGACGACGAGTTCTGAGCCCGATTCCGCCATCCGGGTCGCGAGCGCGTCGGCCGAAAAGCCCGCGAACACCACCGAGTGCGGTGCGCCGAGGCGAGCGCAGGCGAGCATGGCGATGGGCAACTGTGGAATCATCGGCATGTAGAGGGTCACCACGTCGTCGTCCTCGACGCCGAGGTCGCGCAGCGCCGCCGCGAAGGCGTTTACTTCGCGATAGAGTGCCTGATACGTGTAGGTCTCCGTCTCGCCGAGTTCACCCTCCCAGGTGAGTGCGGCCTGGTTTTTCCGCCCGGCTTCGAGGTGTCTGTCGAGGCAGTTGTACGAGGCGTTCAGTGTTCCGCCAGGGAACCAGCAAAACCCGTCGCTGTCGTCGAGAACCGCGTCGTAGGGGTCGTCCCAGTCGAGGCGGTTGCCCGCCTCGCGCCAGCACGCAGGCCAGTTCGTCGCAAATTGCTCGTAAATCGACGGGTCTGCGACGTTCGCCTGGGCGACGAACGACGCTTTCGGGTCCACCCACTCACCGGGCACAGAAGACGTGTTCGCCGGTTGATTCCTCCCCGTGTCCATCTTAATCAAGCAGGGAATTCCGGCCTAAAGGCCGGGAGGGAATGCGACTAACGACTGTGCAACTGCCGTCAGTGGCCGGGCTGGACCCCGACCTGGAATCTTTATCGTGCATGAGTCTGTTTGTGAGGGTGACACACGCTGTGCGTGTGTCGCGCGACACACTCGAACCACTTCGTCCGGTTCCCCGCCGGATGACGCCCGAGGTGAGAGTCGTCCTATGAAACCGGACGGCAATGACACGTCAGGCGATGGGAGTGCCCGTGACAGCACCACGGGGCACTCCGAGGCAAGGCAGGGGCCCTGCCGTCCGAGCCTCGGGACGCGACGCCCCGAAACCGAACCGGCACCGGGCCGGGTGCCCACTGTGTGGGAAGCCCTACCCTTTAGGGCGGGCAAGGATGTCACGTGCGTTTCACCTGCGCAGAGGGTCACAAAAATTGTTCTGCTACCGGAAAACTATCTGACATCTGTTCGGTCTCAGTCGGAGAACGGTACCGATGGATGGATTCGCCGCAGAAAACGCAGGTTGCAAGGCTAGAGAAGCAACTCCAGGGACGACAGCGACCCTCAGACCGGCGTTTTCGATTCTTTTCGCCCGGTGAGTTCGTCGGGTACCAGCCGGTAGAATTCGAAGTGAATCTCTCCCGGCGGCTTTCCGAAGAAATCGACGAGCGGGATGGTGACGCGCTCTAGGCCCTGGAGCGTTTCTGTGGCGATCGCTTCGTCGTTCGTCTCCTCGAGCTTTCCACTGGCGATGACGCTCTTCCACCCGTCGCCGTCCATGCCGTAGATTACGAACGAGATGACACTATTGACGATTCGCTGCTTCCTGCTCTCCGGGCTCACGGCGAGCCGGAAGTAGAAGGTTTCTTCGCTCGCATCGTAGCCGTACGAGACCGGTATCGAGTGGGGGGCCTCATTGGCTGGCGTCGAGAAGGACATGACTCCCGTCCCACCAGTTCCGAGGAACTCGTCTCGCTCGTCGACCTCCATCTCGAGTGATTCTCTCGCACCCATACTGCGATGGTACGACCCGGAGAGGCAAAAGTATCTATACACTAACTGGTCACTTCTCTCTCGGTACCTTTGGTGTGTCTACGACAGGACTGGATGAACGCACGTTGCGTTACAATTTCTTCGCACTACCGAACGTGGCGTTCTCCGCTCACTTTCGAACTTCTCTTTGAATCTGGCGAACGTTCTCCCTAACTTACAGCAACACGCACGGGAAACGCCTATTCGACGTAGACGCGTGTGACGTATCCGCCACAGCCACACTGTTTGATATACTCCCACCTGAACGTACTGTCTGAATCGCCTTCGAGCGCGTCGTAGAGGTATATTTCAGGGTGGCCGTGTGCTCCGGACGTGACGAGATTGACGTAGTTTCCCGGTGCTGTGTGTTCGATTGCGTCGATTGCCTGCTCAATGACGAGGTTGGTGTCTGCGGCGTGGTGTGGTTTCTCGAGATTCGCCGACCATGAGTTTTCGTGAACGTGGTCTGTGACTGGTTCTATCATACCGTGTCCGTGTGTCTGGGTGTCGGTGGATTTCATGGGTCACGCGATCGGTTCGAACACGTCCGGGTTCTCCGGTCCTTCGGCAGTGATGACCGCAAGCGCGCCCTTACGTGCGACTCGCGAGAGCGCGTGGTCGACCAGCTTGAAGTCACCCGGGACCGGGAACGACATTGTCGCAACGCAGGCACTCCCGGGAAGGACGGGCGTCGTCTGGACGTACCGCATGGGTTCACTCGCAAGCGCCCCCTGCTCCCAGACTTCGTCCCAGACGCTGCCAATGGGGTGGAAGCTGCTGAACAGGTTCGGTCCACCGACCCCGAAGAAGATGCGAGCGGTCTCACCCGTCTTCACGTTCATCTCGGCGTACTTGTCTGGTGTGATGGCATACTTTTCGCCGTTCATCAGGACGTAGGTGGGGTCCTCCATCGCCATCCGCGCGAAATCGAACTCGTGGTGGCCCTTTTGGCCGGTCTTGCCGGTCGTGTAGAGTTCGTGCTGACCGAGATAGAACTCGTGGTCCACGGGAGGCAATCCCTCTTCTGGTTCGACGAGGATGATGCCGAACATCCCGGCGGAGATGTGATAGTCAACGTCCGCGACCGCACAGTGGTAGATGAACGCGCCCGGATAGGTCACCTTGAATCGGAGCCGTCGTTCTTCGCCTGGGGCGACCACGGTTGCCTCCGCACCGCCGCCCGGGCCGCGCGCAGCGTGAAAGTCCACATTGTGAACCATCGCATTGTCCTCGTGATTTCGAATGGTGAGATCCACTGTGTCACCGACACGGGTGCGGATAAACGGCCCTGGAACCTGGCCATTGAACGTCATGTATGTGAACGTGACGCCGGGTTCGACTTCAGCGACGAGTTCGAGTGTCTCCAACTCGACCGCAACCGTTGCGGGCTCCGTCCGCGTAATCGGGGCGGGAATGTCGCGAGGGTCGGCTGCAATGCGGCTGACATCGACGGGTTTCGCTGGACCGAGTTCGACTTCGGTTTGGAGCGAAATCGGTCGAGTTTGAATATTCGTGTGTGGCGGGGTGCCAACGGTACAGCCAGCCAG
This sequence is a window from Haladaptatus sp. QDMS2. Protein-coding genes within it:
- the acs gene encoding acetate--CoA ligase, encoding MDTGRNQPANTSSVPGEWVDPKASFVAQANVADPSIYEQFATNWPACWREAGNRLDWDDPYDAVLDDSDGFCWFPGGTLNASYNCLDRHLEAGRKNQAALTWEGELGETETYTYQALYREVNAFAAALRDLGVEDDDVVTLYMPMIPQLPIAMLACARLGAPHSVVFAGFSADALATRMAESGSELVVTCDGYYQRGNAIDLKSTADNACLSVPQEVSQVVVNRLGNEGHRGHHWHYDQLIATHEGQTVDPVPRDATDLLFYIYTSGTTGEPKEVKHTTGGYLAHVAWTAQTVLDLEPTDTHFCAADIGWITGHSYIVYGPLATGATTVLYEGTPNQADKDRLWKIIERNAVDVFYTASTSIRTFVKWGEEHPAKYDLSSLRLLGTVGERIDESAWRWYAEHVGGGECPVVDTWWQTETGGMMITTLPGVDPMKPGAVGRPLPGIEAEIVDARGDPVEPGTPGHLRITKPWPGIPYGFCDESERVVGADDEWYYVTGDRAVEADYIQLLGRADDVVNVAGTRIGTKEIESAIVDVEGVAEAAVVGGRRNVEGRTIHAYITPEQNVVGDDQLAATIREAVTASIGELAVPERITFAPALPKTRSGKIMRRHLAAIANGERLGDTSALRNPEVVGELESIVEDR
- a CDS encoding pyridoxamine 5'-phosphate oxidase family protein — its product is MGARESLEMEVDERDEFLGTGGTGVMSFSTPANEAPHSIPVSYGYDASEETFYFRLAVSPESRKQRIVNSVISFVIYGMDGDGWKSVIASGKLEETNDEAIATETLQGLERVTIPLVDFFGKPPGEIHFEFYRLVPDELTGRKESKTPV
- a CDS encoding CGCGG family rSAM-modified RiPP protein, whose translation is MKSTDTQTHGHGMIEPVTDHVHENSWSANLEKPHHAADTNLVIEQAIDAIEHTAPGNYVNLVTSGAHGHPEIYLYDALEGDSDSTFRWEYIKQCGCGGYVTRVYVE
- the nirK gene encoding copper-containing nitrite reductase; translation: MTFTTTRRRVLQAAGLGGAMALAGCTVGTPPHTNIQTRPISLQTEVELGPAKPVDVSRIAADPRDIPAPITRTEPATVAVELETLELVAEVEPGVTFTYMTFNGQVPGPFIRTRVGDTVDLTIRNHEDNAMVHNVDFHAARGPGGGAEATVVAPGEERRLRFKVTYPGAFIYHCAVADVDYHISAGMFGIILVEPEEGLPPVDHEFYLGQHELYTTGKTGQKGHHEFDFARMAMEDPTYVLMNGEKYAITPDKYAEMNVKTGETARIFFGVGGPNLFSSFHPIGSVWDEVWEQGALASEPMRYVQTTPVLPGSACVATMSFPVPGDFKLVDHALSRVARKGALAVITAEGPENPDVFEPIA